One segment of Desmodus rotundus isolate HL8 chromosome 6, HLdesRot8A.1, whole genome shotgun sequence DNA contains the following:
- the ATP5F1E gene encoding ATP synthase subunit epsilon, mitochondrial yields the protein MVAYWRQAGLSYIRYSQICAKAVRDALKTEFRASAEKTSGSSVKIVKVKKE from the exons ATGGTGGCCTACTGGCGACAGGCTGGACTCAG CTACATCCGATACTCCCAGATCTGTGCGAAGGCAGTGAGGGACGCACTGAAAACAGAATTCAGAGCGAGCGCTGAGAAGACGTCCGGCAGCAGCGTCAAAATTGTGAAAGTGAAGAAGGAATAA